A window of Dermacentor andersoni chromosome 4, qqDerAnde1_hic_scaffold, whole genome shotgun sequence genomic DNA:
CAGTCCGCTGTGCCGAAAGAATTATAACAGGCGCCGAAAACAAATTTCGTTATAaaggcgggggcgggggggggggggggggggtaacattATGGTTGATGTGCACGCATAGTGAAGTGCGTGAATTTAAAGTACGGTCTTTGCTAAAAATACTTCAAGCAGATGCTCGAAGGTGGTTGTATGCGGCCAACGGTTCAAACGGGTCAGTCATATGCGGGCACCGTTCCAAAGTGTGTGAAATAACCAGCAATTCACTGTGAAATTGGGCTGATTCTGCAAGGTCACATAAGTCACCTGTCATTTTTAGCACACTTTGGCAAAGCCGTAGCCCATGCTAATTGGGCCGCACGAGTGCCCCCCTCCCCGCCGCAGAAATCTTTACGCGCCAGAAAACTCTTGGCGGCCGCTTCGAGTGCAACTGAACTGACCATATACATAACGCTGGAAGCGAAGTCTACTTTCTTTAGATTTTGCAGTCTTCGGGGACCGGCGACACCTGAGGGTGGGAAAGACAATCATGATCACCACCATCCTTATCGTTTTGAATACTTATTCAACAAACGAAACCAGCGCGCTCCGCGCAGAGAGCCGCGTCATGCAGTTCTTGCAGGACGTCAGAGTGCTGCCGATGGAATTTAGGAAAATGACGCTCACGGAACTTCGTGAAACCTGCATGTTCACGTTACCACGTTGCGCGACGCCCGGTTGAAGCACTGCTTTTCGAGGTGCTAGCAAATGGGAGTTCAGTTTCTCTGGCGTGTTCTGCAGTCATCCCCGAACTTCCGCCAGAGGCACCTGTGTGGCGCCTATGGGGCTCGGTGAGCGCCGGGCGGAACCGCTGCCCTGGGTGACAAGATTCGGGGCCCGGCCCGTCCCATGCCCGTACGCATGGGTTGTTGGCCGCCGATGGGCAACGGCTGATTGGCTGGGATTCCCAGCCGCTGGCGCATGTCGCGGACGCGCCTCACCTCGGGCTCACTGCGTGTGCGGCGAAGAGAGAATTTAGCCAATCACGTGAGCGCAGGAGAACGCTACAGCAGTGCAGTGCAGCGCGCGGTGCGAATCCGCATCCTATAGTCTTCAACACTGTAGTTACATCCAATACACAGAATAACAGTGTTTAGTTTCGTACTATCTTTTTTGGACAATGTTTGAGTGTAGAGCTAGGAGTTAGAAGGCTAAACTTAAATTTTCATAGTGAGGAATCGACCTCCTTCACTGATATACAGACGACATACGTTATATCTTATACTGAACACATTCATCAGCTGGCGCAAATCACTCACAATACCACGAAATCTAATACGACAATTTTTCGAGAAGCATTCTATAGCTGCACAGAGCAACGCCATACGATGATGTCACAATGCAGGAACCGAAAGTGCATTTGACATTCGAACAAAACTATAATGAGGCTTAATTGGTAACATTATGCGGGTACGAATAATGCTACAACTAATAATACAGGAGAAAATGAGATAGATAGGATCTAGCGATACTATCAGTGAACTTGGCCAGTTAATTCAGCGCAACGACCTCAGCGCGAAACTGAAAGGAACCTAGCCAGGGCTTTCCCGACCCATCTGCGCATTCCCTCTCCGGCTTTTTCATCCCGGAATCAACTTTTTTTCGATGGGACAAGCAAAACAGAagcgaacaagaaaaaaattgttaaaaccgaattcctgaaaaaaaaatgtgccagcgtatttcttaatttttactcccgtttttttttcattccttttctATTTAAACAGATTACGAGCTTGTAAGTGAAGTTGGGTTTGTCACTTTCGGCAAGTCATTATTTTTCTTAGGGGGAAGGGGAGGAGAGGGGGCGATGAACGCATCGGCGTTTTATATCTTCCGAAGCGTAAAACACACAGTCCATTCGTGTCGTGCTCAGTCATTCGTGTCGACATTTCCAAGCGGCATGAACTGATGCTACATTGAATCCTGAACTCTTGTCGGAAACGAGGAGCTGAACCGAAAAGCCGCGAAAGGCAGCATTGCAACAAAAGCAGGACAGTTTCTGACCCTCTTCTCTTAAAGCTTTAATCGATTTCTGCCATGATGGAAAATGTACGAAAGTATAATATCAAAAGCGAATTTTTAATACGAGAGCATTTACAACCGCGAAAAAGTGGTGTGTAATGTGTTCTAGGAAGTGAACACTTTAACCACTCCGCAATCGTGTAGCGTCGACGCTTGCTACACTTTTTTGCGTAccgccaggggcgtagccaggccAGGGTGACCTGGGCACATTGTTCCCTCGGCATCGGGTAGCTTTCaagaccttcttttttttttttggtggggggggggggagtagctATTGTTATCAAGCCTAACACCTTATTTAGGCGTATATGCAGAAGTCTACCGACTAGCTCGCACACATTACAAAGTTATCTGGTCCCACTGGTGGCTGCTTACAGTAAATTTCCCTAAGGCTTTCCCCACAGGCAGTTTGCTAGTGCAAACTACACCTATTTGCGTTGTGTAGAGCGTTGCGAGCAGCAGCATagaacaggaaagaaagaaagaaagaaagaaagaaaaagaaagaaagaaagaaagaaagaaagaaagaaagaaagaaagaaagaaagaaagaaagaaagaaagaaagaaagaaagaaagaaagcgtccCCAGTGTTGGGTCTGTCTTTCAGCGCACATGTTCAACATTTATTTCTTGCCCCGTTATCGGAGCTATCCCCAATTTGGTTGACCGAGGCAAGTATTGTAGTTTGATCATTgttgtatatatgtgtatatatatgtgtaccctCTTCTCCGAACTTAAAGCCAACCGTCAAGAACGTGGCTGGTACAATATGGGGAGTCGGACAAAGCCGCAACGGGCTCACGGAGGAAGAAGCCCTCAGGCTGGTGTACGCCTTCGTGATTAGCCGCATCACTTACGGCATCCCGTTCCATAAACTTAACGAAACTGAAATGAAGCAGGTGGACACGCTTATCAGAACGGCGTATAAATATGCTCAGGGATTCCCGAACACATCCAGCACGGAGAGCCTGGAGCAGTTGGGGATCTGCAACAGCTACGAAGAACATGCCGTTGTGGTACACATATCGCAAGGAGAAAGGCTGAACTCTACAGCTCCGGGCCGGTCTATTCGCCAACGATTAGGGCACGACACTCCACCCCTGTTCTGCGGAGACGAAACAGACTTGATGCGGAAATTGAGGGACCAGCATCCCTAGAGACCAACATCCCCGAACCCTAGAGGACCCTAGAGGCGGAACCCTAGAGGCGCTACTCGCGAGCGAGGACCGGGAGAGCCAATTGACCCTCCTGGTCCAAGCGCAAcgagccgcaagagccagtggagccctggaatgaGGGCCCCACCCGGACGTGCCGTCACACCAATGGCCTATTCAATAAagcttattcctcctcctcctcctcctcctctctcttaCGTCTTATAGTACGTCTTATAGTACTCTCGGTCATGCGCGCGAAGCACCATTTCACACTCTTTCTCCGTCGATACGCTTCATAAATTGTGTAAAGCAAGTTTTAAGATAGCTTCGTATTGCAACTATTATATCTTAGACAAAACGGCGCGAATGAACGGGACAGGACAAGAAGACGGACGGCCAAAGCGTTAACTTGCAGTTCTAACGCTTATTGCATGCTGTGAACAGAATATAATACACTGAAAAGGGGGCAACACAAACAAAAGGACATCTTGACGAGGACATTACATATTATTTCTAATCACGTGGTGCTATTGATCCCGCCGCGCACTCAGACAATCACCAAAAACTCGATCTCTTAATGTGTAGATATTAATGTATATATATTAATGTATATATATTATGATGCTATAGACAGCGTCAACGCTCTCTTGTACTAAGAAGGCAATGGAACAGCGCTTCACCTAGGACGAAATAAAGACGACAGGACGCAGCCCTTGTCCTCTTTGAAGCACTGTTCGATTAACCTGTAACAATGCACCAACCAACCCAATTCAGCGCATTCTTGCCCTCTTAGGCACATCTTGATTTATAAATTGTCAAGTATTTTACGTAGTTTCGTGTTGCGCGGCTCATTTCGTACAGGGTCACTTTTTGGTCATCGCTGCGGCAATCGTCTCGTTATTGCGTACATCTTAAGATGAGTGGCAGACGCCCAAGTGCTGGCGAATAAAAAAATTCTGCTACATAAGAGAGGTTGGTCTTGCCCGCTGAAGTAGCCCGCTTAAGTAATTGTGAAAGATGTGAAACCAAACGCGGAGGTAAAGGACGAAAGTCGCGCATCAAAGTAAGCAATCGACACGATCGTACGCTGATCAACGCCTCCCCACCTCCCTCCCTTAGAAACAGGTAATAAAAAACGacgcgaaagaaagaagaagaaaaagaagacgcgCGAGTTCGTCTTCGCAAGAAAGATTCTTAGGCTAAAACCGTTTGTGGGAGCACACGCCATCCAATCGGATAATATCGGACTTATTAATATATCGAAGGCTATCGGCCAACGACAAACAGCGCGGCCGAACGGAAAACTTTGTAAACTTCGCCCCCGGCGACGATGTGATCGTATACAACTGAATGACGCTAGTAATGATTTAAAgcgaacacacatacacacgcaaacaaaacaaaattacgACTGTACACTCACAGCGTGTCGGGCACGTACTCTCGCAGCCGGTCATACTCCCACCGAGCAGCGTCTAAATCAGAATAGTCGTCCTGGAAGCTGCAATAAGCGGCAAAGCACATCGTGAGTGAGCACGATTATAAATGACGATAagggttgttgttgtttttttcacaaCACAAATACAGGGTATATACTATGGGAGAGTACATCTGCCATGGATCATGGTCATGGATCGTTTGCTTACGCGAGTATTTCCTCGAGGTCCCTGCAGCATCAAAATGGACGTGTGTTAGTCGCAGGTGCGGACTCAGTAAATCATCTTGCTAGCGTATGGGTGTGTCGTACAGGTACTATAAATCATGTGCGTCTCATACTAAGAAGTGTGAGCCGGGTTTTATCTTAATGCTTCTGCTTCTGAAGATGAAGTTGTATTTAGTGAAATAGCAAAAACTACTTTCGGCCGTTCGCTGAAGTGAAACACACATATTTAACGGAAACTGGGAGGAATCAATTAGGTTGGACAAGGttgcttaaaaggaagctttagctcgggcccaactccgacgcggcctattcaaatacatgtaaaacgcaaaaacgtttttctggaataatccctggaccgattttactgaaatttgttgcatttgagagagaaagttaaattctagtgactgctggaaacggaatttcgatttaaggccaGAATtctgttaaaagaattttcaaaaattcggaagtttgaaataCATGGAAGCACGAGGTTTAAAAATTcatagctccgcatcaagaacagatgttgCGGTTCTGGGACtgacatccattagatcattgaaagcgaaaAAATTcgttatgtcattttacatcttacgtgaattttttacgttgtttacaagggttctgcaaaagctgtatttccatgttaataaattttttgagattcatgtgtaacatataaatttttttcgctttggatgtactattagattcatttgacagaattgtattatcatttctcGTTGAtgagttacagatttgtaaacttgatagtctcgttttctgaaaatttttgattttcgccaatttttaataagagATTCACAATCTAAATCAAAAacttgaaaccaacagtcactagattttaagtttttcttttaaatgctacatacctcgtcaaatttggtgcagtggttgccgagaaaaacgaattctccttttgcatgtattaagatacgagcacccgagctaaagctttctttaAGCTCTTGGTGATTAGTTATTTTTAGTGATAAGGTGATTAGTGATCAATTAGGAATCCTTCTTAATTAGTCAGTTATgcatttccatttcttgtgcacATAATGTCCACCTGTTTGAGTAATACAGCTCAAGGATTAcgactgtgctatctgccacgcGTGACCTTTATACATTAAAGCTTTCGCAGAAACGCCCGGTATAGTTCATAAACACGCTCGGCGTGCCTAACTTGTATATTTGGTCTGAACAGGGGTAGATGCAACGCTTTTAAGCCTGCTGTTTCAATAAGTCGGCTTCCTTCGTCGCACTATACATACCGGCATTTAGGGCAAATACtttagattattattattttttaattcaGTATGGTTAAACCGGTTGTCTGTTCGGCAACACATTATCCACGACGGTGCATACCACAAGTTGTGCGATAGCATTAAAACTTTTAATTGAAGATAAATCGCCAACTTTTCGGTGCTGTAGAGAACGCGTTTCTGTTTGCGAACCAGAAGCCAGTCAATGCTCAATACACGTACAATTGAAATGTCATATGAGAATACCGCTGCTTATAAGATATCTATCCACAACTGCAACACATccctttacccgccgtggttgctcagtggctatggtgttgggctgctgagcacgaggtcgctg
This region includes:
- the LOC129380241 gene encoding uncharacterized protein, which encodes MDVSFVNSLPGPPVTQILIAPPDPRSVAFLSVSPADDKTSGLSISYAPSAASNLPTGPYKWRRPKNDPDGRFQKFESHPFQKPDLEEILAFQDDYSDLDAARWEYDRLREYVPDTLEPEVRRVRDMRQRLGIPANQPLPIGGQQPMRTGMGRAGPRILSPRAAVPPGAHRAP